In Marinobacter sp. M3C, the genomic stretch CTTCTGCTGATCGCGCTTTTCGCTGTTGGTATGTTCCTGTTATCTCACCTGAACCTGAGTTACTCCCAGCAGGCGATGTATGAGTTGCGCCGGGATCAGATCCGCGATGTATTCTTTACGGGACTGGTCCGCATTGACGCCCACCAGATTGCGCTGGAACGGCAGGTGGCCACTCTGGCGACCATCGGCGAGACATTCTATAACTTATCGCGGGAACAGGCGGATTCGCCAAACGCTCAGCGCCAACTGCAGGTTCAGCTTGAAAAAACGCTGCAGAGCCTTCTTCAGAGCGAGGCCGATGTCTCTGGTGCGGGTCTGTGGTATCAGCCGGGGATTGTAGCGCCAGCCGATGAACGCTACGCGCCTTATCTGGTAAAAGCCGGAAGTGGCGGCCTCAGAGTGCAGTCACAATCAACCGATTTCAGGCAAACCCGCTGGTATGATCTGACCCTCGGGGCGGACAGCCCCCGCGGTCCCGCGTCGGGCTCGACCGTTTACTGGTCACCGGTGTACTTTGACATGGCAACTGAGCGGGCTGTTCTCACCCTTGCCCAGCCGGTGGTCAATGCTGCGGGTGAGTGGATTGGTGCCGCGACCATTGACTGGGCTTCAGGTCAGGTTGTAGATCTGGTCAGCCGTATGGAGGTCACGCAAAACAGCTTTTCTTTTCTTAATGACCGCAACAACCGAAACCTGTCCAGTCTCAGTCAAAACGAAGATCCGGTTCAGGAGCAGGAAATTATAGATGCCGTTCTGGCAGCGAATCTTTCGGGAAATAATCCGGATGCGTTACCCGCATCAAGTGATGTCCAGACCCCTCAGAAACGTCTGCGCACACGTAAGCTGGACGTAGGCGGGCGACTCTATGAGCTGTATTACGCCACAACACCGGCGGGTATGGTTTATGGGGCTGGCGTGCCAAACGATGAAATTGACCGGGTGCTTGCGCCCATGCGCGACACCAATTACCGGATACTGTTGATCACGGGCTCGGTTTTGCTGATTCTGAGCTTTTACCTGCTGTATCGGATTATGCAGCTCATGCGTGAATTGCAGGCCTCCTACACAGACGTTCTGACCGGCCTTCCCAATCGTGTGCGCCTGTTGCGAGATCTGCAAGACCGGCAAGGTGGCTGCCTCATCCTCCTGAACCTGGATCGTTTCAAGGAAATTAACAGCCTGTTTGGCAATGAATGTGGCGATGCTGTGCTGTTGGCCATGCGCAAGCAGGTGCGCTCGTTTATTCAGACCCACTCGCACCCTTTTGGGCTTTCACCCGAACTTTATCGCCTGTCCAGTGATGAGTTTGCACTCCTCGGTCCTGATGTTGCTGAGTCCCGGGTGCGCACTTTCGCCGGTGAGCTGACCGAATTTCTGTGTGCGCAGAGGGTTATCTGGCAGCAGCAGGCGTTATGTCTGAATACCAGCGCGGGCATTGCCTTCCACAAAGAGGGTAATGCCGATGCAGCACCGGACCGTTTGCTTAACCAGGCAACTATTGCTGTTTTGCAGGCGCGGGAGCAGATGCGTAAGTACCTGTTTTATGATCAGAGCCAGGAAGTTGAAAAAAGCTACGAGAAAAACATTTACTGGGCACGGCGCCTCAAGACGGCGATCGAAACCAACGCATTGCGGCCGTATTTTCAGCCGATTCACGACAACCAGCAGGGCACAGTCACCAAGTATGAGTGCCTGGTGAGGATGGAAGATTCCGAGCATGGTGTGATCGCCGCCGGGCAGTTCATCGAAGTGGCCAATAAACTCCGGCTTAACCGGCACATCACCCGAATCATGGTAGAAAAGGCGTTCGCCGCTTTTGCCACGCAGCCTCAGGAGTTTTCCATCAACCTGTCCTACGTGGATATTACTGACCCGGAAACCCTCGCTCTGATTCTGGAGCATCTGCGGGCGAGCAATATTGGTGAGCGGGTGATCTTTGAGATTCTCGAATCTGATGGCATCCGCAATTACGGCGACGTCTTGAGCTTTATCGAGAAAGTAAAGTCCTTTGGGTGCCGAATCGCCATTGACGACTTCGGCACCGGCTATTCCAATTTTTCCCATTTGCTCAAGATGAACGTGGATTTTATCAAGATAGACGGTAGCCTGATTCGCTATCTGGCCCAAGACCACACGGCGTTTCTTGTGACCAAGGGGATTGTGCAATTTGCTCGAAGCATGGGGATCAAAACAGTGGCAGAATTCGTGCACAGCGAAGCGGTGCAGGAACGCGTGGTGGAGCTGGGCATTGATTTCTCGCAGGGGGAATACTTCGGTATGCCTGCGGCGGAGCTATTAAGTCGAGACGGGAGAAGACGAGGATAAATTGAGCCAGTAGCAGAAAGTCCTGTTTGAGGTCTTAAAACGGGTGGGACATGGAGTTGCTCTGCTGAAGCGTTTAATCTCTTATTCCAGAAATTGTAGGCAGTGATCGAGGGGGCAGCCGTTGGGTTTTGATTTGTCGACGTCCTTTCAGCCTCTTATTTGGTAATGTGGCACAGGGTGCGAATCGGGTACTTGCATGCTACAAATGACGTAACGTTTTTGAGGGATTGCCATGAAGACCATTATTTCCGAAGAGGCGGTGGTAGAATTTCTGCAGTCCAATTCGGCCTTTTTGGAACGCCCTCACCATCGATCTGGCAAGATTTCGATGACGTTTATTATCTTGTAACACTTCTGTAATGTAAGTAAATTCACGGCTTATAAAGCCAGGCAGTCAATCTGGAGAGGCCGAATGCAACTATTGTCGCCGAGTCGCCGCTTCAGCGACGATGCTTACGATAAACACGGTATATTGAGGAAGGAAATCTACGAGAAGGAACTGGCACGATTAGAGGAGGAGCTGGCCAAGCTCCAGCGCACCATTACCGACGAAGGCCTGCGCATTGTGGTTTTATTCGAGGGCCGCGACGCCGCTGGCAAAGGCGGAACCATCAAACGCATTACCGAGAAGACGAATCCTCGTATTGTGCGTACGGTCGCACTTGGCAAACCGTCCGATCGCGAGCGCAGTCAGTGGTACTTTCAGCGATACGTGTCTCACCTGCCTGCGTCGGGAGAGATGGTGCTGTTTGACCGCTCCTGGTACAACCGGGCCGGCGTTGAACGGGTGATGGGGTTCGCTTCGGCCGAGGAGGTCGAGCTGTTCATGCACACCTGCCCCGAATTCGAGCACATGCTTGTCGAGGAAGGCATTATCCTGCTGAAGTACTGGTTCTCGGTCAGCGAGGAAGTTCAGGAACAGCGCTTCCAGGCCCGTGCCGCCGACCCTACCAAGCGCTGGAAGATCTCCCCGATGGATCTCAAGTCGCGCGAGCTGTGGGCCGAGTACTCAAATGCCAAAGACGAGATGCTGCGCTATACGGATTTACCTTACGCGCCGTGGCGGATGGTGGATGCCGACGTCAAGCGCCATGCACGGCTGAACTGCATCAGCAACCTGCTGGAGCAATTCGATTATAGTCGCGATTTGCCGCCAGTTCCGGATCTGCCTCCGCGCGAATGGGCGCACGACGATAACCGCACGGCGAAGCCCCACGAGTCTTATATCGATCGTTTGTATTGAGGGCTTTCGACGGCCGTTGGGTTTTGATTTGTCGACGTCTTTGCAGCCTCTAATATGGTGATGACAAACACACCTATTTCTTCGTTTAATGTGAACCTAACCCCCTTAATTTATGAAATAGGAGTTCAACAATGGCGGAATTATCACTCAAAGAACAACTGAGCAATGCGGTAAAAGACGCGATGCGAAATAGGGAAAAGTTTCGGCTTGGCACCCTGCGGTTGGTTCAGGCTGCGGTTAAACAGATCGAGATTGATGAGCGCCGCGAGGTGAATGACGAGGACGTTCTGAAGGTGCTGGACAAAATGCTCAAGCAGCGTCGCGATTCTGCCAGTCAATACGACGATGCCGGCCGCAAGGAGCTGGGCGACATCGAGCGGGACGAAATGGTGGTTATTGAGGAATTCATGCCCGCCGCCCTGACTGAAGACGACCTGGACGGCTTGGTCCGTGCGGCCGTCAGCTCAACCGATGCTCAGGGAATGCAGGACATGGGGCGGGTGATGAACGAGCTTCGCCCCCAGGTACTTGGTCGGGTAGACATGGGCCATCTGGGCAAGAAAGTGCGGGCCGCGCTGGCTTGACACCTTCTTGTGAATTTGCAGAATTAAGAGGCGAATGGAGGTCTGTGTTTTGAATACAATAGGGAATGATTTCATCCCTAAAGTGATTCGGGCTCTCCTTCGCTTCCCTCATAACTCAGGCTCCAGCCAATGCTTCAAAATCCTACACTCCGGCCAAGGCCGTTCAAAGTGCTCTGCTCGCGGGGCTCAAACTATTCCCGAAAATCTGCCCTGATTTTATGTCTTAATCGGGCAGGCCCATACGCTTTATAGCGCTACCGCGTTTTATTTTCCAGTGGCACATTGCACCAGACACATGCAGCACCACAAAGTCGCCGAGCAATGAAAAGGTGGCAACGGTTTTGTATTTCGTGCGGTGGGTCTCCGGAATGATTTCATCTGCGATCAACAGCAACAAGCGGACGGGCGGTGCCAAATTCGTCGAGGTGATACGGATTTTATACGTAAACAAGATACCTATTGTAAAAGCGAAGCAAACCGGTCCGGAGCCCGACGGGACCTCCGGACCGGTTGCCGTCTATCAGCCAGCGACGTCGAAGCGGTCGTGCATCATCACTTTGTTCCAGGCAGCAACAAAGTCTTTGACCAGCTTCTCGTGGCCGCCTTTCTGCGCGTAGAACTCGGCCAGCTGACGCAACTGCGCGTTGGCACCGAAGATCAGGTCACAGCGTGTGGCCTTGAATTTCGTGTCGCCGCTCTTGCGATCATCCAGCGTGAATTCCATGCCTTCCTCGTCGACTTTTTTCCACTCAAACTCCGGGCTTGTCAAGTTCACGAAGAAGTCGTTGGTTAGCACACCCGGCTTGTGCGTGAACACGCCGTGTTGCTTGTAATGACCGTCCGAGTTGATGTCCAGCACGCGCAGACCACCGGTGAGAGCCGCCCACTCCGGCGCGCTCAGACCCAGCAAGGCAGCACGATCAAGGAAGATCCGCTCCGGCGAGACGTTGTAGTTGACGTCGTGTCGATGGAAATTACGGAAACCGTCTGAGACCGGCTCTAGCCAGCGAAAGGTCTGCTCATCGGTCTGTTCAACCGTTGCGTCGTTACGACCCGGTGTGAAGGGCACCGTCACGTTGATACCGGCGTCCTTTGCCGACTTCTCGACACCGGCGCAGCCGGCGAGCACGATCAGATCGGCTAGCGCGACCTTCTTGTTGCCCGACTGGGCAGCGTCGAAGTCGCGCTTGATGCCTTCCAGCGTGTTGACGACCTTATCCACTTCCCCCGGGTTGTTAACCGGCCAGTCCTTCTGGGGTGCAAGGCGGATGCGGGCGCCGTCGGCACCACCGCGCTTGTCGGAGGTGCGGAATGTTGAGGCGGCGCCCCAGGCCACACCGATCAGCTCGGAGACGCTCAGGCCAGTGTCCAGAATCCTGTCCTTCAATGAGGCAATATCGTTGTCGTCGACCAGATCGAAATCCACAACCGGGATCGGGTCCTGCCAGATCAGATTTTCCTTGGGTACTTCCGGGCCGAGATAACGCGACTTCGGGCCCATGTCACGGTGCGTGAGCTTGTACCATGCACGCGAGAACGCGTCAGTGAAGTAATCGAAGTCCTCGAGGAACTTCTCGCAAATCTTGCGATAAGACGGGTCGACCTTCAGCGCGATGTCGGAGGTCATCATCATCAACGGGTGATCGACGCCCTTCAGATGCGCGTCGGGCGTACGCGGGGCGTCAGTGTTCACCGGCGTCCACTGCAAGGAGCCTGCCGGGCTGCGGGTTTGTTCCCACTCGAACTTGAACAACGATTCGAGATAATCGTTATCCCAGACCGTTGGGTTCGGGGTCCAGGAGCCCTCGATACCATTAGTCATCGTATCTTCGGCTTTGCCCTTGCCACGCGGATTGTGCCAACCCAGGCCCTGCGCTTCCATGGGCGCCCCTTCCGGCGCGGCACCGATCTGATCCGGCGGCGTCATGCCGTGCGATTTGCCGAAGGCATGGCCACCGGCGATAAGGGCTACGGTTTCTTCGTCATTCATGGCCATGCGGCCAAACGTGATGCGGATATCGACTGCCGAATCTTCCGGAATACCCTTCTTGGCCGATCCTTCTGGATCGACGTAGATCAGGGCCTGATTTGAAGCGGCCAGCGGCGCTTCCAGATCGTAATCCTCGTCGCCGGCTTCACCGGTCCAGCGCAGGTCACGGTTGACCATCTGGTCCGGATGACCTTCCAGCGGGCCGTGCGGGGCATCCTCCGGTTTCTTGCCGAACCAACCCTCCGGGCCCCAATAGGTCAAGGTGTCCGGCTCCCATGCGTCAATGCGACCGCCGGCAAAGCCGAAAGTCGGGAACCCCATGATTTCCAGCGAGCAGTTGCCCGTGAGCACGATCAGATCCGCCCAGGAGATGGACTCACCATACGTCTGCTTGATGGGCCAAAGCAGACGACGGGACTTGTCGACGTTGCCGTTGTCCCACCAGCTGTTGATCGGCGCGAAACGCTGCATGGCTTCGCCGGCACCGCCACGGCCGTCCGCGATGCGATACGTACCGGCGGAATGCCAGGCCATGCGGATCATCTGCGGGCCATAGTTGCCGTAATCGGACGGCCACCAGTCCACCGACGACGTCAACAGTTTTTTGATATCCTTCTTTAGCTCGGCCAGATCCAGCTTGTTGAAGGCGTCGGCGTAGTTGAAGTCCTTGCCCTGGGGATTGGCTTCGCGCGGGTTCTCGTGAAGCAGTTCAACCTGCAGACGGTTGGGCCACCAGTTCGGCAGGGTCGGCTCGGAACCTGCAGCGCCGCCCACCGTATTACCGGCGAAGGGGCACTTGCCTCCGATTTTGATTTCTTCGCTCATACTAAGCTTCCTTTTATAATTGACGACTGCCTTGCTACCGTATGCCAGCGTCGTCGAGTTGCGGTTGCTGCTCGCGCTTGACCGCGCCAGCACGCACACAGTAAGCGGCCTCAAGCCGTCGTACTTTCCCCGGAGCTACGTGTGTCGCTTAGACAAGCAAGGCGCATCATGCAGACGTAAAGCGCCGCCCGTGCGCCCGTAGTTCCTGGTTGACGGTCGAAATTTTTTATTTGCCACGAATATGATCATTGGCGATTGGCTTGAATGAGTCAAGAAAACGCCAACGCTGAGAAATTATCGGATCGATAGAGTCAGTCAATCGTTTGCCCAGTACCTGGAAAACCGGGACAGATTTATTTCCTGAGATTAAAAGTATAACCAGGCCAGGCATAACCGCCGCTTCTGGGCTGGCCTTTCGCATTGCGTGTTCCGGCCTGTACTGGCAGCGTTATGAGTTGCTGTGAACCCTGCTATTGTGCGGGGGAAAAGGAGTTTGGGCCCAGAACTCCTCTGGTTGGTACGCAGATCATGACGAACGTCGTTTAGCTTCGATCACGGACAGCAAAGGCGTGGCGTTTAAGGTCTTTGATAATCTCGGGCACCTTGAAGCAGAAACTTCAAGGCCGCTTTTAAAAGGTAAATAACGACATTCATTTACGGGGTAGTCTGTTCCAGCACGCCATTCGGATACCGATGCAACAACCTGCGCTTCAAGACGGTATCTAACTCCTAGACTTCTGCTTTATCCCGATTACGCGTAATTTAGACTTTCTCTCCCGCAGTACCCACGTATTCTCCTGCGACGCTTCCTGTCAGCTGTTTTCCCTGCCACTGCATTCCGTTCATGTTTCTGAAGGAGTCTGGTCGATGTTTGATGATCGCAATGTTGCCCTGATGACCGGTGGAACCCATGGCATAGGCAGAGGCACTGTGGCGTATCTGCTGAAGCGGGGCTGACGTTGGCGGAATGGCAGAAACGACTGGATGTGCTGCCACCAAGGCCGGGCCGGTAAACCCGACGACATCGCGGCAATGGTGCATTATCTGATGTCTCCCCAAGCGGGGTTTATCACCGGACCAAACATCGTGGTGGATGGCGGCATGGTGCGCGAGATGGTCTACGAAGAGTAGGAGTCATCTCTGGCAAACAATCATCCCCTTTTTCCTTCAGCATGGAGTTTCGCAGTCGACCTCATAGGATGGCACGGTGCGTGCGCTAACGAACAGACAGACAAACGTAGGTCAGATCATAGTTGCCTTTGTCCTTAACAGCTTTGTTGTCGAGGGGCATAACATCTGCTCAAGCACACGAAGTTTGGCTGGACGCATCGCCCTATTAATCTGATATGGGCCCGAGCGTTAAATGTTAACTTCATATTGAAAAGAGGCTTATATGACCATCCTTCGCACCCTCACAACCAGCGTAGTCATTGCTGCCATGCCAACTTTCGCTTTCTCGCAGGGCACTACGGCACCGAATGCCGATCTTCCTGCTGTCGTGCTGGAGCAGACCACACAGCAGTTCATCGATAGCCTGAAAGGGTCGACGCCAATTAACCAGCTGCCCTATGAGAAGGCGCGTCAGGTCTTGATCGATACCCAGGCCAAGGGCAACACCACCATGCCCGACGCGGACGTGAAGGAGATGATCCTCAAGGTTGGTCCCACCGGTGAGGTGAAGGTCTATACCGTCCGCCCTGCGGGCAATAAAGGCAAGTCACTGCCGGGCGTTGTTTATTTCCACGGCGGCGGTTGGGTGCTCGGCAACTTTGCCACCCATGAAAGATTGATGCGTGATCTGGCGGCACAGGCGAATGCCGCGATGGTTTTTGTGGAATACAGCCCCGCACCCGAGCAGAAGCATCCCGTTCAGCTGGATGAGGTCTATGCCGTGTTGAAGTACGTTTCAGAGAACGCCGCCGAGTTCGGCATTGATGCCAATCAACTGGCCATCGCAGGCGACTCGGTCGGCGGTCAGATGGTAGCCGTAAGCGCCGTGCGCGCCAAAGTCGATGGTCTGGCGCTCGACTCAATGGTCCTGTTCTACCCGGTCACCACCGCAGACCTGACTAGTCACTCGTACGAGTTGTTCGCAGAGGGGCCTTGGCTCACCAAAGCCAGCATGGCGTGGTTCTGGGAGGCCTACCTGGAAGAGGATACTGACATCGGCGATCCCTCGGTTTCGCCGCTGAACTACGGTGCGGAAGAACTTGCAGGCCTGCCGCCAGCGCTTGTCATCACCGACGCCAACGACGTGTTGCGCGATGAGGGTGAGGCCTTTGCGTCTAAGTTGACGTTGGCCGGAGTGAAGACGCAGAGCACGCGTTACAATTTCACGACGCATGATTTTGTGATGCTCAACGCCTACGCGCAGACGCCTGCGACGACGGCGGCAATAACTGAGGCGGCAAACTTCCTGAAGGATCACTTCAAGGAATAACTGGAACACAACAAGGTTGCCGCCGACATTCACTTCGGACAGGCGGCTCCAGTTGCGATCCAAAATTTTGTCAATTCGCCAAAAATTTCCTGCGTGCCGGGAGCTGGGGTGCGTCCTTTACCCGGGTTCCACGCCCAACCAACAAGGCCGTCGGAGGCATTGTGTTCCTGGATCTCTGCAAGCGTCCGGTTACCGTTGCGTTCCGGATCCTTCAGCTGAGTGCAGATCTCGCCGACGCTGAGCCCAATCCAACCCATGCTGACAGGAGGCAGATG encodes the following:
- a CDS encoding alpha/beta hydrolase; translation: MTILRTLTTSVVIAAMPTFAFSQGTTAPNADLPAVVLEQTTQQFIDSLKGSTPINQLPYEKARQVLIDTQAKGNTTMPDADVKEMILKVGPTGEVKVYTVRPAGNKGKSLPGVVYFHGGGWVLGNFATHERLMRDLAAQANAAMVFVEYSPAPEQKHPVQLDEVYAVLKYVSENAAEFGIDANQLAIAGDSVGGQMVAVSAVRAKVDGLALDSMVLFYPVTTADLTSHSYELFAEGPWLTKASMAWFWEAYLEEDTDIGDPSVSPLNYGAEELAGLPPALVITDANDVLRDEGEAFASKLTLAGVKTQSTRYNFTTHDFVMLNAYAQTPATTAAITEAANFLKDHFKE
- the katG gene encoding catalase/peroxidase HPI, producing the protein MSEEIKIGGKCPFAGNTVGGAAGSEPTLPNWWPNRLQVELLHENPREANPQGKDFNYADAFNKLDLAELKKDIKKLLTSSVDWWPSDYGNYGPQMIRMAWHSAGTYRIADGRGGAGEAMQRFAPINSWWDNGNVDKSRRLLWPIKQTYGESISWADLIVLTGNCSLEIMGFPTFGFAGGRIDAWEPDTLTYWGPEGWFGKKPEDAPHGPLEGHPDQMVNRDLRWTGEAGDEDYDLEAPLAASNQALIYVDPEGSAKKGIPEDSAVDIRITFGRMAMNDEETVALIAGGHAFGKSHGMTPPDQIGAAPEGAPMEAQGLGWHNPRGKGKAEDTMTNGIEGSWTPNPTVWDNDYLESLFKFEWEQTRSPAGSLQWTPVNTDAPRTPDAHLKGVDHPLMMMTSDIALKVDPSYRKICEKFLEDFDYFTDAFSRAWYKLTHRDMGPKSRYLGPEVPKENLIWQDPIPVVDFDLVDDNDIASLKDRILDTGLSVSELIGVAWGAASTFRTSDKRGGADGARIRLAPQKDWPVNNPGEVDKVVNTLEGIKRDFDAAQSGNKKVALADLIVLAGCAGVEKSAKDAGINVTVPFTPGRNDATVEQTDEQTFRWLEPVSDGFRNFHRHDVNYNVSPERIFLDRAALLGLSAPEWAALTGGLRVLDINSDGHYKQHGVFTHKPGVLTNDFFVNLTSPEFEWKKVDEEGMEFTLDDRKSGDTKFKATRCDLIFGANAQLRQLAEFYAQKGGHEKLVKDFVAAWNKVMMHDRFDVAG
- the ppk2 gene encoding polyphosphate kinase 2, with product MQLLSPSRRFSDDAYDKHGILRKEIYEKELARLEEELAKLQRTITDEGLRIVVLFEGRDAAGKGGTIKRITEKTNPRIVRTVALGKPSDRERSQWYFQRYVSHLPASGEMVLFDRSWYNRAGVERVMGFASAEEVELFMHTCPEFEHMLVEEGIILLKYWFSVSEEVQEQRFQARAADPTKRWKISPMDLKSRELWAEYSNAKDEMLRYTDLPYAPWRMVDADVKRHARLNCISNLLEQFDYSRDLPPVPDLPPREWAHDDNRTAKPHESYIDRLY
- a CDS encoding GatB/YqeY domain-containing protein; the encoded protein is MAELSLKEQLSNAVKDAMRNREKFRLGTLRLVQAAVKQIEIDERREVNDEDVLKVLDKMLKQRRDSASQYDDAGRKELGDIERDEMVVIEEFMPAALTEDDLDGLVRAAVSSTDAQGMQDMGRVMNELRPQVLGRVDMGHLGKKVRAALA
- a CDS encoding EAL domain-containing protein; translated protein: MHSIMGLLLLLIALFAVGMFLLSHLNLSYSQQAMYELRRDQIRDVFFTGLVRIDAHQIALERQVATLATIGETFYNLSREQADSPNAQRQLQVQLEKTLQSLLQSEADVSGAGLWYQPGIVAPADERYAPYLVKAGSGGLRVQSQSTDFRQTRWYDLTLGADSPRGPASGSTVYWSPVYFDMATERAVLTLAQPVVNAAGEWIGAATIDWASGQVVDLVSRMEVTQNSFSFLNDRNNRNLSSLSQNEDPVQEQEIIDAVLAANLSGNNPDALPASSDVQTPQKRLRTRKLDVGGRLYELYYATTPAGMVYGAGVPNDEIDRVLAPMRDTNYRILLITGSVLLILSFYLLYRIMQLMRELQASYTDVLTGLPNRVRLLRDLQDRQGGCLILLNLDRFKEINSLFGNECGDAVLLAMRKQVRSFIQTHSHPFGLSPELYRLSSDEFALLGPDVAESRVRTFAGELTEFLCAQRVIWQQQALCLNTSAGIAFHKEGNADAAPDRLLNQATIAVLQAREQMRKYLFYDQSQEVEKSYEKNIYWARRLKTAIETNALRPYFQPIHDNQQGTVTKYECLVRMEDSEHGVIAAGQFIEVANKLRLNRHITRIMVEKAFAAFATQPQEFSINLSYVDITDPETLALILEHLRASNIGERVIFEILESDGIRNYGDVLSFIEKVKSFGCRIAIDDFGTGYSNFSHLLKMNVDFIKIDGSLIRYLAQDHTAFLVTKGIVQFARSMGIKTVAEFVHSEAVQERVVELGIDFSQGEYFGMPAAELLSRDGRRRG